GCTCTCGACGTCGATCCCGCGTTCGTTCGCGTCGGCCTCGATTTCGTCGAAGCGCTCCTGGGCCTGTTGTTTCTGGCGCTCGTACCACTCTTCGGAGAACGTCGGAATCGACGCCTGGACGCTGTAACCCGCGTCTGCGGGGTTGATGACGTGCAACAGGACCAGGTCGGCTTCGGGAAATTCCTCGATCGCGAACTCACAAGCCGTTCGTGCCTGGTCGCTGCCGTCGACCGGAACAAGAATCTGCTTGCCCATACGACAACGTTTCTCGCCATCCGGCATCAACGTTCGGTATGCTAGCGTGACACTCTCGAGGTCCCGCCGTTACCCTTGGCCGTGTCGGGTCACGCATTCCGGGAGGCCGATCAACTCGACGGGCTCTGAGTTGTCCGGTGAGTAGACGACCATCTGGCCTTGCTCCATGTAGGGTACTTTCGCCTCCAGATGGCGGGGGATGTTCACCGCCGAGATGGCGTCTTCGTCGCCGAGATTGAGGACGACCGTCGTGTTGATCTGCTTGAAGACGGGATCGGCGATATCCTGTGGGTCCTGGGTGATGAGGAAGAGTCCGAGCCGTTCTTTCCGGCCCTGCTTTGCGGCGTCGGTGAACTTTCCGATGACTTGCCGGGCCTGGACGCTGTCGGCGTCGGTCAGGAAGTTGTGGGCCTCG
The sequence above is drawn from the Halorhabdus sp. CBA1104 genome and encodes:
- a CDS encoding universal stress protein, with the protein product MGKQILVPVDGSDQARTACEFAIEEFPEADLVLLHVINPADAGYSVQASIPTFSEEWYERQKQQAQERFDEIEADANERGIDVESVIEVGKPTHVIVEYVENNDIDQIVMGSHGRSGVSRILLGSVAETVVRRSPVPVTVIR